The following coding sequences lie in one Hymenobacter tibetensis genomic window:
- a CDS encoding SusC/RagA family TonB-linked outer membrane protein: MKKLLFATTMRTTPLLAQRVAASLLVGLATTSAVAQTAQPVSGRVTADKGEGLPGVTVLQKGTTNGVSTNGEGGFTLSAPAGSTLVFSAIGFISQEVVVSGSTVNVTLATNTKALDEVVVVGYGVQRAEAVTGSVASISGESLREVPTANISQALQGRLPGVQIAQTSSQPGATTQIRIRGTRSLTATNDPLIVLDGIPFPGSIGDINPNDIQSVDILKDASATAIYGSRGANGVVLVTTKGGKKGQKAQITYDGFVGAKTLFAPFPMMNGPEFAALRKATALYNPSGQPLYTNTLDESDDVDTDWQKLLYRTGIQSNHNVGVTGGTENGRYNFNAGYYQEEGVIPTQQYTRYSVRGSLDQGVGKYVRLGFTTNNTYSLTEGSNIGVYGALTSSPIASPYNADGTLRRTIRMPLDEQWVATKDVVEDNKDRWLSQSRNFASYNSLFGEFSMPGVDGLKYRLNLGVNYRQGQGGGYTGQGINAALATNPSSASTSNSLTTDYTVENILSYDRTLGGKHNINVLALYSASSNTFNRSQINARDIPGDAFQFYNLGLAAGEIIVNPNDQQYVKSGLLSYMGRVMYSYDDRYLLSATVRSDGSSRLAPGYQWNTYPAVSVGWNIAKESFMQSVSAVNMLKLRVGYGVTSNQSLPAYSTLGRLATRPYNFGLSPTGYQTGLFVSEVPNPELGWEFSKTWNYALDFALLKNRLSGTVEYYVTNTEDLLLGLPLPPTSGVSSYTANIGSTQNKGIELSLNGLILDNLNGWTWEAGFNVYANRNKITSLAGAQDRDEGNWWFVGKPINVVFDYEKIGLWQEDDPYRAILEPSAAAPNATIGMIKVKYTGDYNSDGTPTRPIGTADRQILDVNPNFQGGLNTRVAYKGFDLSVVGAFQEGGLLNSTIYGSGGYLNLLNGRRGNVKVDYWTPENTDAKYPRPGALASGDNPKYGSTLGYFDASYLKVRSISLGYNFNNMAWLKNAGVNRLRLYATAQNPFVLFSPYHKESGMDPETNSLGDQNAAVPLSGNLSRILTLGTNAPATRAFIAGLNLTF; the protein is encoded by the coding sequence ATGAAGAAACTTCTATTCGCAACCACGATGCGCACCACCCCGCTTCTCGCTCAACGAGTGGCGGCATCGCTGCTCGTAGGCCTAGCCACCACCTCCGCCGTGGCCCAAACCGCCCAACCGGTGTCGGGCCGAGTGACTGCTGACAAGGGCGAAGGCCTGCCTGGTGTCACAGTTCTGCAAAAAGGCACCACCAATGGGGTTTCAACCAATGGGGAAGGCGGATTTACGCTGTCGGCCCCTGCTGGGAGCACGCTGGTGTTTAGTGCCATTGGCTTTATCAGCCAGGAGGTAGTAGTTTCTGGAAGCACAGTGAACGTCACGCTGGCTACCAACACCAAGGCCCTGGACGAAGTGGTGGTGGTAGGTTATGGCGTGCAGCGCGCCGAAGCGGTAACGGGTTCGGTAGCTTCTATCAGTGGCGAGTCCTTGCGCGAAGTACCAACGGCTAACATCTCGCAGGCCCTGCAAGGCCGGTTGCCAGGAGTACAAATTGCCCAAACCTCCTCCCAGCCGGGTGCCACCACCCAAATCCGGATACGCGGAACTCGCTCCCTTACGGCCACCAACGACCCCCTGATCGTACTGGACGGGATTCCTTTCCCGGGATCCATCGGCGACATCAACCCCAACGATATCCAGAGCGTCGACATTCTGAAAGATGCCTCGGCCACGGCTATCTACGGGTCGCGGGGAGCCAATGGTGTGGTGCTGGTAACGACTAAAGGCGGTAAGAAAGGGCAAAAGGCCCAGATAACATACGATGGATTTGTGGGTGCGAAAACCCTTTTCGCTCCATTTCCCATGATGAACGGGCCAGAGTTTGCGGCGCTTCGCAAAGCAACGGCCTTGTACAATCCTAGTGGGCAGCCCTTGTACACGAACACCCTAGACGAATCCGATGACGTCGATACCGATTGGCAGAAGCTGTTGTACCGAACCGGCATTCAATCCAACCATAACGTAGGGGTCACCGGTGGTACGGAGAATGGGCGGTACAATTTCAACGCGGGTTATTATCAAGAAGAAGGCGTAATTCCTACCCAGCAGTATACGCGCTATTCTGTCCGTGGCTCGCTTGACCAAGGCGTTGGTAAATATGTCCGCTTGGGCTTCACTACCAACAACACCTATAGCTTAACGGAAGGCTCCAACATAGGGGTGTATGGTGCCTTGACTTCATCACCAATCGCCAGTCCGTACAATGCGGATGGGACGCTGAGAAGAACCATCAGAATGCCCTTGGATGAGCAGTGGGTAGCTACCAAGGATGTGGTAGAAGATAATAAAGATAGATGGCTGAGTCAATCGAGAAACTTTGCCAGCTACAACTCTCTCTTCGGTGAATTCAGTATGCCAGGAGTCGATGGGTTGAAATACCGACTCAACCTGGGTGTAAACTATCGGCAAGGCCAGGGTGGTGGTTATACAGGACAGGGCATCAACGCAGCTCTCGCTACTAATCCTTCTTCGGCATCCACCAGCAACTCGCTTACCACGGACTACACCGTTGAAAACATCTTGTCCTACGACCGCACCTTAGGCGGGAAGCATAATATCAATGTGTTAGCCTTGTATTCTGCCTCCAGCAATACGTTCAATCGGTCGCAGATTAATGCCCGGGATATTCCTGGCGACGCCTTCCAGTTCTATAACCTAGGCCTAGCGGCCGGCGAAATCATCGTAAACCCCAATGACCAGCAGTATGTAAAATCCGGGCTATTGTCTTACATGGGACGGGTGATGTACTCCTACGATGACCGGTACCTGCTATCCGCTACGGTCCGTTCGGATGGATCCTCCCGGCTGGCCCCCGGCTATCAATGGAATACCTACCCGGCCGTTTCGGTCGGCTGGAACATCGCCAAAGAATCGTTCATGCAGAGTGTTTCGGCCGTGAACATGTTGAAGCTGCGTGTTGGGTATGGTGTAACATCAAACCAGTCCCTTCCTGCCTACTCTACCCTGGGCCGCCTGGCCACCCGGCCCTACAATTTTGGACTTAGCCCTACCGGCTACCAGACGGGGCTGTTTGTGAGTGAGGTGCCCAACCCTGAACTAGGATGGGAATTCTCTAAAACCTGGAACTACGCGTTGGATTTCGCACTCCTGAAAAACCGTCTTTCGGGTACCGTGGAGTACTACGTCACCAACACTGAAGACCTGCTGCTGGGGTTGCCCTTGCCCCCCACCTCCGGTGTGAGTAGCTACACGGCTAATATTGGCTCCACTCAAAACAAAGGCATAGAGCTTTCTTTGAACGGGTTGATTTTGGATAATCTCAACGGCTGGACGTGGGAAGCAGGCTTCAACGTGTATGCCAACCGCAACAAGATTACGTCGCTGGCAGGGGCGCAAGACCGAGACGAAGGAAACTGGTGGTTTGTAGGCAAACCGATCAACGTAGTCTTTGATTACGAAAAAATAGGGCTGTGGCAAGAAGACGACCCGTACAGAGCCATTCTTGAACCATCTGCCGCCGCCCCTAATGCCACAATTGGTATGATCAAGGTGAAATATACCGGCGATTATAACTCGGATGGTACCCCCACCCGCCCCATTGGCACCGCGGACCGTCAGATTCTGGATGTAAACCCCAACTTTCAGGGAGGTTTGAACACCCGGGTGGCGTACAAAGGCTTTGACCTGTCTGTCGTAGGGGCCTTCCAAGAAGGCGGCCTGCTCAACAGTACGATTTACGGTTCGGGGGGCTACCTCAACCTGCTGAATGGTCGTCGCGGGAACGTAAAAGTGGATTACTGGACACCAGAAAACACGGATGCCAAATATCCCCGTCCAGGTGCCCTCGCGAGCGGCGATAACCCCAAGTACGGCTCTACGCTTGGCTACTTCGATGCCTCCTACCTGAAGGTTCGCTCCATCTCGCTCGGTTATAATTTCAACAATATGGCGTGGTTGAAGAATGCTGGCGTTAATCGGCTGCGGCTGTACGCAACGGCACAAAACCCCTTCGTGCTGTTCTCGCCCTACCACAAAGAATCAGGCATGGACCCCGAGACTAACTCGCTTGGCGACCAAAACGCGGCTGTACCCCTGTCCGGTAACCTTAGTCGCATCCTGACGCTGGGCACCAACGCCCCAGCCACCCGCGCCTTCATCGCTGGGCTCAACCTTACCTTTTAA
- a CDS encoding RagB/SusD family nutrient uptake outer membrane protein — MKTFTIKFFIGAAVISMSATGCTDLLEEEPRAIYTPGYFQTERGVAGGLTSMYAHLRYIYGNAYYYNATLTGTDEVTYGRDADENFLAMDLSGRAALNANNSRADALWGAAFPNINTASGIIKNASASSTISPALIAEARFFRAFDYFMLVQTFGGVPLDLGSGELEFNTNAIRTSVRNTVPEVYTRAVFPDLLQAVTDLPANPRVVGGATKTLARLYLAKAYLTYAWWLENPNNIPTYPAAPRTDPDGHDARYYYQQAYDVATAGIDNPGPFRLQPTYYDVHVGTNDRNSEMLMFADHTESSELYNGGSISFGSGGAPDNFAGWMMTWNYTNIRSYTNADGTGGVNSVQREAAQALGRPWNRMAPTIGAVENTFADKTNDSRYDGTFTTTYRGNWPKAGVTNATLYNANNLPVRPGEAILTFLNTEPATAITYPTGTGASNVGAGTLPNRADYVISPRGISRIVYPGLWKLGPYRTDNGTGLGQPNAGSTRPFNVAKFSELYFVAAEAAVKGATTKSGQSARELINVIRARAGKWRFDNNGNVAKVQDNSAAMVAATPTTIDINYILAERSREYYAEGYRWFDLVRTQKWNELASTYRIGGTNYGDHTPQTVTRTIEPYHYLRPIPQFQMERLDVSPEVKATYQNPQYQ, encoded by the coding sequence ATGAAAACCTTCACCATAAAATTCTTTATTGGAGCGGCCGTCATCTCTATGTCTGCCACTGGGTGTACAGATCTTTTGGAGGAAGAACCCCGAGCCATTTACACGCCCGGCTACTTTCAAACAGAAAGAGGTGTTGCTGGTGGGTTAACCTCTATGTACGCTCACTTGCGTTACATCTACGGAAACGCGTACTACTATAATGCTACGCTGACCGGAACCGATGAGGTAACCTACGGCCGGGATGCCGATGAGAACTTTCTGGCCATGGACCTGTCCGGCAGAGCGGCGCTCAACGCCAATAACAGCCGGGCCGATGCGTTATGGGGAGCTGCTTTTCCTAATATCAACACTGCCAGTGGTATTATTAAGAATGCCAGCGCCTCCAGCACCATTTCTCCGGCGTTGATTGCCGAGGCCAGATTCTTCCGCGCCTTCGATTACTTCATGCTGGTCCAAACGTTTGGCGGAGTGCCCCTAGATTTGGGCTCGGGAGAGTTGGAGTTCAACACCAATGCTATCAGAACCTCGGTTCGCAATACGGTGCCTGAGGTCTATACCAGAGCCGTTTTTCCTGATTTGCTGCAAGCCGTTACGGATTTGCCGGCGAATCCACGAGTTGTAGGAGGCGCAACCAAAACGCTTGCCCGCTTGTATCTGGCCAAAGCCTACCTGACCTATGCGTGGTGGCTGGAAAACCCGAACAACATTCCCACTTATCCGGCGGCTCCAAGAACCGATCCGGACGGCCATGACGCACGGTATTATTATCAGCAGGCGTACGATGTCGCTACGGCTGGTATTGACAACCCGGGGCCGTTCCGCCTGCAGCCAACATACTACGATGTACACGTGGGAACGAATGACCGCAATTCGGAAATGCTGATGTTTGCAGACCACACCGAATCCAGCGAGTTATACAATGGCGGCAGCATCAGCTTTGGTAGTGGTGGTGCCCCTGACAACTTTGCCGGCTGGATGATGACGTGGAACTATACCAACATCCGTAGCTACACCAATGCCGATGGCACCGGGGGCGTAAATTCGGTGCAGCGGGAAGCCGCTCAGGCGTTGGGCCGTCCTTGGAACCGGATGGCTCCAACCATTGGGGCCGTCGAGAACACCTTTGCCGACAAGACCAATGATTCTCGCTACGATGGCACCTTTACCACTACGTACCGTGGAAACTGGCCCAAGGCAGGAGTCACGAACGCCACCCTGTACAACGCCAATAACCTGCCGGTTAGGCCAGGCGAGGCCATCCTGACTTTCCTGAATACAGAACCTGCTACTGCTATTACGTACCCCACCGGCACTGGCGCGAGCAATGTAGGAGCCGGCACACTACCCAACAGAGCAGACTATGTGATTTCGCCGCGCGGGATAAGCCGGATTGTTTATCCCGGTCTCTGGAAGCTCGGCCCCTACCGTACCGACAACGGTACGGGCTTAGGACAGCCGAATGCCGGCAGTACCCGGCCGTTCAACGTTGCTAAGTTCTCGGAACTATACTTCGTAGCGGCCGAAGCCGCCGTAAAAGGAGCCACTACCAAATCGGGTCAGAGCGCCCGAGAATTGATTAATGTCATTCGGGCCCGGGCTGGTAAGTGGCGTTTCGACAACAACGGGAACGTGGCCAAGGTGCAGGATAACAGCGCTGCGATGGTTGCGGCCACTCCGACCACGATCGACATCAACTACATCCTGGCCGAACGGTCGCGCGAATACTATGCGGAAGGGTACCGTTGGTTTGACTTGGTGCGCACGCAAAAATGGAATGAGTTAGCTTCTACCTACCGTATTGGGGGCACTAACTACGGAGACCATACCCCTCAAACCGTTACGCGCACCATCGAACCGTATCACTATCTGCGCCCTATACCGCAGTTCCAGATGGAGCGTTTGGACGTATCACCAGAGGTAAAAGCTACTTATCAAAACCCACAATATCAATAG